The following coding sequences lie in one Heteronotia binoei isolate CCM8104 ecotype False Entrance Well chromosome 6, APGP_CSIRO_Hbin_v1, whole genome shotgun sequence genomic window:
- the NME9 gene encoding thioredoxin domain-containing protein 6, whose translation MVSRKKEVPLQMVVNNQELWEEMLCSRGLIVIDVYQAWCGPCKPVVNIFRKIRHQLEGDLLHFAVAEADSIDALEKYRGKCEPTFLFFAGGELVAVVRGANAPLLQKTIREQLEAEKKVLNHGVERVVIQDEAFLWEKEDTSVEEKEKEEGEEEDKEDKAD comes from the exons ATGGTGAGCAGGAAGAAGGAAGTACCTTTACAG ATGGTTGTCAATAATCAGGAACTTTGGGAAGAAATGCTGTGTTCCAGAGGGCTGATAG TGATAGATGTTTATCAGGCCTGGTGTGGTCCATGTAAACCAGTAGTAAACATCTTCAGGAAAATAAGACATCAACTTGAGGGTGACCTTCTGCATTTTGCTGTG GCTGAAGCAGATTCAATTGATGCCCTAGAGAAATATCGTGGGAAATGTGAGCCTACATTTCTGTTTTTTGCT GGAGGAGAATTAGTAGCAGTTGTAAGAGGAGCAAATGCACCATTGCTACAGAAAACCATTCGGGAGCAGCTAGAAGCGGAAAAGAAGGTTTTGAACCACGGAGTGGAGAGAGTGGTG ATTCAGGATGAAGCCTTCCTTTGGGAAAAAGAAGATACTTCTgttgaagaaaaggaaaaagaggaaggggaagaagaggatAAAGAAGACAAAGCAG ATTAA